One genomic region from Eremothecium gossypii ATCC 10895 chromosome I, complete sequence encodes:
- the RLP7 gene encoding Rlp7p (Syntenic homolog of Saccharomyces cerevisiae YNL002C (RLP7)) encodes MATLNSNPEILLRKRRNAERTRVEKQEAARRRAEAEVRQRRARQHKFVRAEALVASTLATEREKTRIQRVSKRAAKQRAGHVTGGEWLVRVRAAADGGLEREKTAYDGRATLLFVVRVRGPAAAKIPRKAHRVLTLLRLAEVNTGVFVRLTAEVFPLLQVVAPYVVVGRPSLASIRALVQKRARVVHQRAGEAAPVEMVLNDNGVVEERLGDEGVICVEDIIHEIATMGEAFAKCNFFLLPFKLGREVSGFSALSRLQKLKQREEASQTRPVSNAAAAPLVEVDVDELIGRLN; translated from the coding sequence ATGGCGACGTTGAACAGCAACCCCGAGATCCTGCTGCGCAAGCGGCGTAACGCGGAGCGCACGCGCGTGGAGAAGCAGGaggcagcgcggcggcgcgcggaggcggaggtgcggcagcggcgcgcgcggcagcACAAGTTCGTGCGGGCGGAGGCGCTGGTGGCGTCGACGCTGGCCACGGAGCGCGAGAAGACGCGGATCCAGCGGGTGTCCAAGCGGGCGGCGAAGCAGCGGGCgggtcacgtgaccggcGGGGAGTGGCTGGTGCgggtgcgcgcggcggcggacggCGGGCTGGAGCGCGAGAAGACGGCGTACGACGGGCGCGCGACGCTGCTGTTCGTGGTGCGGGTGCGcgggccggcggcggcgaaGATCCCGCGCAAGGCGCACCGGGTGctgacgctgctgcggctggcggAGGTGAACACGGGTGTGTTTGTGCGGCTGACGGCGGAGGTGttcccgctgctgcaggtggTGGCGCCGTACGTGGTGGTGGGGCGGCCGTCGCTGGCGTCGATCCGCGCGCTGGTGCAGAAGCGCGCGCGCGTGGTGCACCAGCGCGCGGGTGAGGCGGCGCCGGTGGAGATGGTGCTGAACGACAACGGCGTGGTGGAGGAGCGGCTCGGCGACGAGGGCGTGATCTGTGTGGAGGACATCATCCACGAGATTGCGACGATGGGCGAGGCGTTCGCGAAGTGCAACTTCTTCCTGCTGCCGTTCAAGCTGGGCCGCGAGGTGAGCGGCTTCAGCGCGCTGAGCCGCCTGCAGAAGCTGAAGCAGCGCGAGGAGGCGTCGCAGACGCGCCCGGTGTCGaacgcggcggcggccccGCTCGTCGAGGTGGACGTGGACGAGCTGATCGGCCGGCTGAACTGA
- the LST8 gene encoding TOR complex subunit LST8 (Syntenic homolog of Saccharomyces cerevisiae YNL006W (LST8)), with translation MSVILASAGYDHTIRFWEALTGVCSRTIQHADSQVNRLEITSDKRYLAAAGHLHVRMYDIRTTNPNPVTSFEGHRGNVTSIAFQQDNKWMVSSSEDGTIKVWDVRSPSVQRNYKHDAPVNEVVIHPNQGELISCDQDGNIKIWDLGENQCTNQLALEDNTALQSLSIASDGSMLVAGNNKGNCYVWKMPNHTDTASLKPVTKFRSHSKYITRVLLSVDVKHLATCSADHTARVWSVEDNFQLETTLDAHSRWVWDCAFSADSAYLVTACSDHYVRLWDLSTREIVRQYGGHHKGAVCVALNDV, from the coding sequence ATGTCTGTGATTCTAGCCTCAGCAGGATATGATCATACCATTCGATTTTGGGAAGCACTGACGGGAGTGTGCTCGCGGACCATTCAGCATGCAGATTCGCAAGTGAACCGACTAGAAATAACTTCGGACAAGCGCTACCTTGCTGCCGCAGGGCATCTGCACGTGCGGATGTACGACATCAGGACTACGAATCCCAATCCAGTGACCTCCTTCGAAGGCCACAGGGGAAATGTAACTTCGATCGCGTTCCAGCAGGACAACAAATGGATGGTGTCTTCCAGCGAAGATGGAACTATCAAGGTGTGGGATGTGCGATCACCTTCCGTTCAGCGCAACTACAAGCACGACGCGCCGGTAAATGAGGTTGTCATTCACCCCAACCAGGGAGAGCTAATTTCGTGCGACCAAGATGGGAATATTAAGATATGGGATCTGGGGGAGAACCAGTGCACAAACCAACTAGCGCTAGAGGACAATACTGCGCTGCAGTCTCTTTCGATTGCGAGTGACGGTTCCATGCTGGTTGCAGGAAACAACAAGGGGAACTGCTATGTTTGGAAGATGCCAAACCATACCGATACGGCGAGTTTGAAACCCGTAACCAAATTTCGGTCACACTCGAAATACATAACCAGAGTACTACTCTCAGTTGACGTCAAACATTTAGCCACGTGCTCTGCAGATCACACAGCGAGAGTATGGAGTGTCGAAGATAATTTCCAACTTGAGACTACGTTGGATGCGCATTCAAGATGGGTTTGGGACTGTGCGTTCAGTGCCGATAGCGCCTATCTTGTTACCGCGTGTTCGGACCACTATGTACGTCTCTGGGATCTCTCAACGCGGGAAATAGTTAGGCAATATGGCGGCCATCACAAAGGCGCAGTGTGCGTCGCGTTAAATGATGTATGA
- the RFX1 gene encoding Rfx1p (Syntenic homolog of Saccharomyces cerevisiae YLR176C (RFX1)) codes for MNVDQASQEPWASASLLNRSTPSTSTGTPLNTAQSSLPSAPTTSNSHGPGAGSGPGAEGPALHQQLVPQQQPLMAGRGEPPISAGGAGSGQAQGLLAQPLAQQMYGAAPHGALMAHPPHLQYATGYGPSHLPPISSKGGAAMKHQAEDFGALHSPPRQYAAQLQRPPSTAGQIPLVLAPQQRHGTPPAQVQQLLHQAPSQHPHQHQNQHLHQNQHQNQHLHQSQQNPQHVQVQLKHFQHMQDLHRQQQHHQLLLQEQEQRWKKRKAGEPAPQPVIASELTSKRTTQENILKLVALRNKDKPLTEYATTVRAAEIEVLNMDTSTHSKSDIQAAEQHRERERQVYALIWLMNNCVPDGDSYVPRGRIFAQYAASCASNNLKPLSQATLGKLIRSLFPHLKTRRLGMRGQSKYHYCGLKLISPLLMSDEMPTVAATPVSSCMSTPINMISTNTASINLDNTSFSNSTIESAPSSAAGMVNSGVSSVDAVSNISKPALHNNNRRVSMILTGAHENLKFIDNFFSRTCEEKVELPLAFPSINPYLPHNVDMDIASSVESLYKVYCNQLFENIRFMKFDDLPSTLESFSSGSISPQMYNLFISEELYQWVEHSDLITYRALAKMLSSLIVEFDDIPDIVLDKLSQFSNTYLAMITKATIDLPVPIVSSKKRIVSQFIQLVKRLIKVIDSGRNASKIVSLEQNRNNMFQDWNQFVNLEDVLAIEMSHFSKDYPKMKEQITAFVQKELLGLLSPEYMSFEGNNASNGFAKLARFAKKLCELLQSWGHLPGRIVALSFVGLTTTALRELSFHDAESFGAWWILKSFVDEWVYWCGEVGCFLDN; via the coding sequence ATGAACGTGGACCAGGCGAGCCAGGAGCCATGGGCGAGCGCCAGCCTGCTCAATCGCAGCACGCCGAGCACCTCCACGGGGACGCCGCTGAACACGGCGCAGAGCTCGCTTCCCAGCGCGCCGACGACGTCGAACTCGCACGGGCcgggcgcgggcagcgggCCGGGCGCGGAGGGGCCGGCGCTGCACCAACAATTGGTGCCGCAGCAACAGCCGCTGATGGCGGGGCGGGGGGAGCCGCCGATCTCTgcgggcggggcgggcAGCGGGCAGGCACAGGGCCTGTTGGCGCAGCCGCTGGCCCAGCAGATGTACGGCGCAGCGCCGCACGGCGCGCTGATGGCGCACCCGCCGCACCTGCAGTACGCGACGGGCTACGGGCCGAGCCACCTGCCGCCGATCAGCAGTAAGGGCGGGGCGGCGATGAAGCACCAGGCGGAGGACTTCGGGGCGCTGCActcgccgccgcggcagtacgcggcgcagctgcagcggccgccGAGCACGGCGGGCCAGATCCcgctggtgctggcgccgcagcagcggcacggaacgccgcccgcgcaggtgcagcagctgctgcaccagGCTCCGAGCCAGCACCCACACCAGCATCAAAACCAGCATCTGCATCAAAATCAGCATCAAAATCAGCATCTGCATCAAAGCCAACAGAACCCGCAGCACGTCCAGGTGCAGCTCAAGCACTTCCAGCACATGCAGGACCTGCAtcggcagcagcagcaccaccagcttctcctgcaggagcaggagcagcgCTGGAAAAAGCGCAAGGCGGGAGagccggcgccgcagccggTCATTGCGTCGGAGCTGACGTCCAAGCGCACGACGCAGGAGAACATCCTGAAGCTGGTGGCGCTGCGGAACAAGGACAAGCCGCTCACGGAGTACGCGACGACGGTCCGGGCTGCAGAGATTGAGGTCCTGAACATGGACACGTCGACGCACTCGAAGTCGGACATCCAGGCGGCGGAGCAGCACCGCGAGCGCGAACGCCAGGTGTATGCGCTGATCTGGCTTATGAACAATTGCGTGCCGGACGGCGACTCGTACGTCCCGCGGGGCCGGATCTTTGCGCAGTATGCGGCCTCGTGTGCGTCGAACAACCTGAAACCGCTGTCCCAGGCGACACTGGGGAAGCTGATCCGGTCGCTGTTCCCGCACCTCAAGACGCGGCGGCTGGGCATGCGCGGGCAATCGAAGTACCACTACTGCGGCCTGAAGCTCATCTCGCCGCTTCTTATGTCTGACGAAATGCCTACTGTGGCGGCGACGCCCGTATCCAGTTGTATGAGTACACCAATTAACATGATCAGCACCAACACGGCTTCTATTAACTTGGACAATACTTCTTTCAGCAATAGTACTATTGAGTCGGCCCCCAGCAGTGCGGCCGGCATGGTCAACTCGGGCGTCTCGTCGGTAGATGCCGTCAGCAATATCAGCAAGCCGGCTCTGCACAACAACAACAGACGCGTTAGCATGATACTTACAGGCGCACACGAGAACCTGAAGTTCATTGACAACTTCTTTTCCAGAACGTGTGAGGAAAAGGTGGAGCTTCCGCTGGCATTCCCATCTATAAATCCATACCTTCCTCACAACGTGGATATGGATATTGCATCGTCGGTTGAGTCCCTATACAAGGTCTACTGCAACCAGCTGTTCGAGAACATCCGATTCATGAAATTTGACGATCTTCCTTCCACCCTAGAGTCTTTCTCGTCCGGTTCCATATCTCCGCAGATGTACAACCTCTTTATTTCGGAGGAGCTGTATCAGTGGGTCGAACATTCGGATCTAATCACGTACCGGGCACTCGCTAAAATGCTGTCCAGTCTGATTGTTGAATTCGACGATATACCGGACATTGTGCTGGATAAGCTGTCTCAGTTTTCCAACACTTACTTGGCAATGATTACAAAAGCTACTATAGATCTCCCAGTCCCCATTGTTTCCAGTAAAAAGCGAATTGTGTCGCAGTTTATTCAGTTGGTCAAACGCTTGATTAAGGTCATAGACTCTGGTCGAAACGCCTCAAAGATTGTCTCTTTGGAACAAAACCGCAATAACATGTTCCAGGATTGGAATCAATTTGTTAACCTGGAAGATGTGCTGGCCATTGAAATGTCGCATTTCAGTAAAGACTATCCCAAGATGAAGGAACAGATAACTGCCTTTGTCCAAAAAGAATTGCTTGGTTTGCTCTCTCCGGAATATATGTCCTTTGAAGGAAACAATGCCTCCAATGGTTTTGCGAAGTTGGCTAGGTTTGCAAAGAAACTTTGTGAGTTACTACAAAGTTGGGGTCATTTACCCGGCAGAATCGTTGCCTTGAGCTTTGTGGGTCTGACAACGACTGCATTGAGAGAACTTTCCTTTCATGATGCGGAAAGTTTTGGCGCCTGGTGGATACTTAAATCTTTCGTCGACGAGTGGGTGTATTGGTGCGGTGAAGTAGGATGCTTCCTCGACAACTGA
- the LEU2 gene encoding 3-isopropylmalate dehydrogenase (Syntenic homolog of Saccharomyces cerevisiae YCL018W (LEU2); The sequence of this gene comes from strain ATCC 10895.), protein MAAVKRIVVLPGDHIGREVVEEAVKVLGAVEQSLSDVHFDFQYHLVGGAAIDATGSALPDEALGAAKEADAVLLGAVGGPKWQGGAVRPEQGLLKLRQELGVYANLRPCNFAADSLLELSPLRPEIARDTDIMVVRELLGGSYFGERHEDEGDGVAWDTDKYTVKEVQRIARMAGFLALQHDPPLPVWSLDKANVLASSRLWRKTVEETFQSEFPNVQLQHQLIDSAAMILVKNPRAFNGVVVTSNMFGDIISDEASVIPGSLGLLPSASLASLPDSKSAFGLYEPCHGSAPDLPAGKANPIGCILSAAMMLKLSLNMVAAGEAVEQAVQEVLDSGVRTGDLLGSSSTSEVGDAIALAVKEALRRQSAAGLS, encoded by the coding sequence ATGGCTGCGGTAAAGAGAATTGTGGTGCTTCCGGGCGACCACATCGGCCGCGAGGTCGTGGAGGAGGCGGTGAAGGTGCTTGGCGCCGTGGAGCAGAGCCTGTCGGACGTGCACTTTGACTTCCAGTACCACCTGGTCGGCGGGGCGGCCATCGACGCCACGGGGTCGGCGCTGCCGGACGAGGCGCTGGGCGCGGCGAAGGAGGCGGACGCGGTACTGCTGGGGGCAGTTGGCGGACCGAAGTGGCAGGGCGGCGCGGTCAGGCCGGAGCAGGGCCTGCTGAAACTGAGACAGGAGTTGGGCGTGTACGCGAACCTGCGTCCCTGCAACTTTGCGGCGGACTCGCTGCTCGAACTGTCGCCGCTGCGCCCCGAGATTGCCCGGGATACCGATATTATGGTGGTGCgggagctgctgggcgGGAGCTACTTCGGCGAGCGCCACGAGGACGAGGGCGACGGAGTCGCGTGGGACACCGACAAGTACACCGTGAAGGAGGTGCAGCGCATCGCGCGCATGGCGGGGTTCCTGGCTCTGCAGCACGACCCGCCGCTACCTGTGTGGTCGCTGGACAAGGCGAACGTCCTGGCCAGCTCCCGCCTGTGGCGCAAGACCGTGGAGGAAACCTTCCAGAGTGAGTTCCCAAACGTGCAATTGCAACACCAGTTGATAGATTCAGCTGCAATGATTTTGGTCAAGAACCCGCGGGCGTTCAACGGGGTCGTGGTGACGAGCAACATGTTCGGGGACATTATCTCTGACGAAGCGTCGGTGATCCCAGGGTCCCTAGGGTTGCTGCCATCGGCCTCGCTCGCGTCTTTGCCGGATAGCAAGAGCGCCTTTGGCCTCTACGAGCCCTGCCACGGCTCTGCGCCCGATCTGCCCGCCGGGAAGGCGAACCCGATCGGATGCATCCTCTCTGCTGCCATGATGCTGAAGTTGTCGTTGAACATGGTTGCTGCCGGCGAGGCGGTCGAGCAGGCAGTGCAGGAGGTGTTGGACTCGGGAGTCAGAACGGGCGACCTGCTCGGCTCGAGCTCCACTTCGGAGGTTGGCGACGCCATTGCGCTTGCAGTTAAGGAAGCCTTGCGCAGGCAATCCGCAGCTGGTCTGAGCTAG
- the CBF5 gene encoding pseudouridine synthase CBF5 (Syntenic homolog of Saccharomyces cerevisiae YLR175W (CBF5)): protein MSEEHMIKPENVAPSADTSEWPLLLKNYDKLLVRSGHYTPIPAGASPLKRDLKSYVSSGVINLDKPSNPSSHEVVAWIKRILRCEKTGHSGTLDPKVTGCLIVCIDRATRLVKSQQGAGKEYVCIVRLHDALKDEKDLGRELENLTGALFQRPPLISAVKRQLRVRTIYDSKLIEFDNKRNLGVFWASCEAGTYMRTLCVHLGMLLGVGGHMQELRRVRSGALDENDNMVTLHDVLDAQWVYDNTRDESYLRKIIQPLETLLVGYKRIVVKDSAVNAVCYGAKLMIPGLLRYEEGIELYDEVVLITTKGEAIAVAIAQMSTVDLATCDHGVVAKVKRCIMERDLYPRRWGLGPVAQKKKQLKADGKLDKYGRVNENTPEDWKKTYVSHEPSADAAAEVAPVKSEPLIEEVSKKDAKTEVEVPAEKKQDDEEKKEKKEKKEKSEKKEKKEKKEKSEKSEKKEKKEKKRKADDENASEEKKKKKSKK from the coding sequence ATGTCTGAGGAGCATATGATTAAACCAGAAAATGTGGCCCCAAGTGCAGACACTAGCGAATGGCCACTATTGTTGAAGAATTACGACAAGCTTCTAGTGAGAAGTGGACACTACACTCCTATTCCAGCCGGAGCTTCTCCACTAAAGAGAGACTTGAAGTCATATGTCAGCTCCGGTGTCATCAACCTTGACAAACCATCTAACCCTTCGTCGCACGAGGTCGTTGCGTGGATTAAGCGTATTCTGCGTTGCGAGAAAACCGGTCACTCTGGAACCTTGGACCCTAAGGTCACTGGGTGTTTGATCGTTTGTATCGACAGAGCAACAAGATTGGTGAAGTCTCAGCAGGGTGCTGGTAAGGAGTATGTCTGCATTGTTCGGTTGCATGATGCCCTAAAAGACGAAAAGGATCTTGGCAGAGAATTGGAGAACTTGACCGGTGCCCTCTTCCAAAGACCACCATTAATTTCTGCTGTCAAGCGTCAACTACGTGTTCGTACCATCTATGACTCCAAGCTAATTGAGTTTGACAACAAGCGTAACTTGGGTGTGTTCTGGGCCTCCTGTGAAGCTGGAACTTACATGAGAACACTCTGTGTCCATTTGGGTATGCTTCTAGGTGTCGGTGGACACATGCAGGAGTTGCGCCGTGTGAGATCTGGTGCTCTAGACGAGAACGACAATATGGTTACTTTGCATGATGTCCTAGATGCTCAGTGGGTGTACGACAACACCAGAGACGAATCTTACTTGAGAAAAATCATTCAGCCTTTGGAAACCTTGCTTGTAGGGTATAAAAGAATCGTCGTGAAGGATTCCGCCGTTAATGCCGTTTGTTACGGTGCTAAGCTGATGATTCCTGGTTTGCTACGCTACGAGGAGGGAATCGAGCTATATGACGAAGTCGTATTAATCACCACAAAGGGTGAAGCCATCGCTGTTGCAATCGCCCAAATGTCTACCGTTGATTTGGCCACCTGCGACCACGGTGTTGTTGCGAAGGTTAAGAGATGTATCATGGAAAGAGACTTGTACCCAAGAAGATGGGGTCTCGGTCCTGTGGctcagaagaagaagcaaTTAAAGGCTGATGGCAAGTTGGACAAGTATGGTCGTGTGAATGAAAACACTCCAGAAGACTGGAAGAAGACTTATGTGTCCCACGAGCCTTCCGCTGATGCTGCTGCCGAGGTTGCTCCAGTAAAAAGTGAGCCTCTAATCGAAGAGGTGAGCAAGAAGGACGCAAAGACTGAAGTGGAGGTTCCAGCTGAGAAGAAGCAAGACGAcgaggagaagaaggagaagaaggagaagaaggagaagagcgagaagaaggagaagaaggagaagaaggagaagagCGAGAAGAgcgagaagaaggagaagaaggagaagaagagaAAGGCGGATGATGAGAACGCCTCcgaggagaagaagaagaaaaaGTCTAAAAAATGA
- the VMA9 gene encoding H(+)-transporting V0 sector ATPase subunit e (Syntenic homolog of Saccharomyces cerevisiae YCL005W-A (VMA9); 1-intron), which translates to MSFYTVVATFLSVVLASAVFWVLAPKENQTVWRSTIILSMSMMFLMWAVTYLSQLHPLVVPRRSDLRPEFAE; encoded by the exons ATGAGTTT TTATACAGTAGTTGCAACGTTTCTATCAGTGGTCCTAGCGTCCGCAGTGTTTTGGGTACTAGCTCCTAAGGAGAATCAAACTGTGTGGCGGAGTACTATCATACTTTCTATGTCTATGATGTTCCTCATGTGGGCGGTAACATACCTATCGCAACTACACccgctggtggtgcccCGCCGTTCTGACCTGCGGCCAGAATTTGCCGAGTGA
- the SIS1 gene encoding type II HSP40 co-chaperone SIS1 (Syntenic homolog of Saccharomyces cerevisiae YNL007C (SIS1)), protein MVKETKLYDLLGVSPSASDAELKKGYRKAALKYHPDKPTGDTEKFKEISEAFEILSDPNKREVYDTYGLEAARGNAPSGFGGAGPGGAGFGGFSTGGGGRHAFSQEDAFNIFSQFFGNSAGGASSPFGFSSAGGDEFGFGGFPGGAGLHTSSGGMPGGFGGMPGSSGMHSHSQPEEKLVQVNLPVSLEDLFVGKRKSFKITRKGQTGIPEKKQIDIQLRPGWKAGTKITYKNEGDYNPSTGGRQTIQFIIQEKPHEFFKRDGNDLIYTLPLTFKESLLGFDKTVRTIDGRQISIHKTQPVQPSEEMRYPGQGMPLSKNPSERGDLIVKYKTDYPITLTEKQRRAILENF, encoded by the coding sequence ATGGTGAAGGAAACTAAGTTATACGACTTATTGGGCGTATCGCCCAGCGCATCTGACGCGGAGCTCAAGAAAGGGTATAGAAAGGCTGCATTGAAGTACCACCCAGACAAGCCGACCGGTGACACTGAAAAGTTCAAGGAGATTTCAGAGGCGTTCGAAATTCTCAGTGATCCAAATAAGAGAGAGGTGTACGATACCTATGGATTGGAGGCAGCGAGAGGGAACGCGCCATCTGGATTCGGTGGAGCCGGGCCCGGGGGCGCAGGCTTCGGCGGCTTCAGTACCGGAGGTGGTGGAAGACACGCCTTCTCTCAGGAGGACGCGTTCAATATTTTCTCCCAGTTCTTTGGTAACAGCGCAGGCGGCGCCTCGTCGCCATTTGGCTTTTCCTCGGCAGGTGGAGATGAGTTCGGCTTTGGCGGTTTCCCTGGGGGGGCTGGCTTGCACACCTCTTCCGGCGGTATGCCGGGTGGCTTTGGAGGCATGCCTGGGAGCTCTGGGATGCATTCTCATAGCCAACCAGAGGAGAAGTTGGTACAAGTCAATCTACCTGTCAGTCTAGAGGATTTGTTTGTGGGTAAGCGCAAATCCTTTAAGATTACTAGGAAGGGCCAGACCGGTATTCCGGAGAAGAAGCAGATTGACATTCAGTTACGGCCAGGCTGGAAGGCTGGAACCAAGATTACGTACAAAAACGAAGGTGACTACAATCCTTCCACCGGTGGAAGGCAAACAATCCAGTTTATTATCCAGGAGAAGCCGCATGAATTCTTCAAGAGAGATGGAAACGACTTAATCTATACCCTGCCATTGACTTTCAAAGAGTCCCTCCTTGGGTTTGACAAGACAGTGCGAACCATTGATGGAAGACAGATATCCATTCACAAAACCCAGCCTGTACAACCTTCGGAAGAAATGAGATATCCTGGGCAAGGTATGCCACTTTCAAAGAACCCCTCCGAGAGAGGTGATCTAATAGTCAAGTACAAGACCGATTACCCAATCACATTGACTGAAAAACAGAGGCGAGCCATCTTGGAAAACTTCTGA
- the STP22 gene encoding ubiquitin-binding ESCRT-I subunit protein STP22 (Syntenic homolog of Saccharomyces cerevisiae YCL008C (STP22); 1-intron) translates to MQNSTTAVDVPQPVLDWLFKVLQPEYYDPRTTFHDVVIALRAYKKLRPRTRVFTDEAGRSKLLLCLYGKVGNVDVLIWIPFEYPNVAPHAYIDLEANKGRSIIVNQRLDGDGLFYLPILGHWHPQNCNVVKLVQDLEQAIMAQEPLRPAAGAVKNTETQNMRADMTVSSLPALPPRPSMENNETQKTDLATTPHGPKKPSLPPKPPKVPSVADAEERRDDSVRELDSALSHLRLQNEAPHSNEHAKPHASLPPSNLSAAPVQNQPNWLDSDFTQCDEPTHRDSLAVLQDTLNKLAERTNARYHTEWNAKEKSIDEAIESFRHIYSYEADNIRHMEDAIVENSEILQTEIDKLNGELLKAQKFEEKYPDGLPDMNSCVTAESIALNQLYMLVARDYALSDTIQILSVMLNQGLISVDPFIKKTRSLAAEQFLTRYHMDKILQLLDN, encoded by the exons ATGCAGAATTCCACAACAGCGGTGGACGTGCCGCAGCCAGTCCTAGACTGGCTCTTTAAAGTGTTACAGCCT GAATATTATGACCCTCGAACTACATTCCACGATGTGGTGATCGCATTAAGGGCATATAAGAAACTACGTCCAAGGACAAGGGTGTTCACGGATGAAGCAGGGCGGTCGAAATTGTTGTTATGCCTCTATGGCAAGGTGGGAAATGTGGATGTTCTTATATGGATACCATTTGAGTATCCAAATGTTGCACCACACGCGTACATTGATCTCGAGGCCAATAAAGGAAGGTCTATAATAGTTAATCAGCGTTTGGATGGGGATGGATTGTTTTATCTTCCTATACTAGGCCACTGGCACCCTCAAAATTGCAATGTAGTGAAGTTGGTACAAGATCTGGAACAGGCAATTATGGCGCAAGAACCTTTAAGACCTGCGGCAGGGGCTGTAAAAAACACTGAAACTCAGAATATGAGGGCCGACATGACGGTCTCGTCACTACCGGCTCTTCCTCCTAGGCCATCTATGGAGAATAATGAAACGCAAAAGACGGACCTTGCGACAACACCCCATGGCCCGAAAAAACCATcgctgccaccaaaaccTCCCAAAGTTCCAAGTGTTGCAGATGCAGAAGAGAGGCGTGATGATTCAGTTAGAGAGTTGGATAGTGCATTGAGTCATCTAAGGCTACAGAACGAAGCTCCGCATTCAAACGAACACGCCAAACCGCATGCGAGTCTACCACCGTCAAATCTATCGGCTGCTCCAGTTCAAAACCAGCCCAATTGGCTGGATTCTGACTTCACGCAGTGCGATGAGCCGACTCACCGTGATTCGCTAGCGGTCTTACAAGATACTCTGAACAAACTTGCTGAACGGACAAACGCTCGGTATCATACTGAATGGAATGCGAAAGAAAAGTCCATTGACGAGGCGATCGAGAGCTTCCGCCATATTTACTCCTACGAGGCTGATAATATAAGGCATATGGAAGACGCAATTGTGGAAAACTCTGAAATACTGCAGACCGAGATTGATAAGCTTAATGGTGAACTTCTAAAGGCACAAAAGTTCGAGGAAAAGTACCCTGATGGGTTGCCTGATATGAATTCTTGTGTTACCGCCGAAAGCATCGCGTTGAATCAATTATACATGCTAGTAGCCAGAGATTACGCATTATCTGATACAATACAGATACTCTCCGTCATGCTGAACCAGGGTCTGATAAGTGTAGATCCCTTTATTAAAAAAACCCGGTCGTTGGCAGCTGAACAATTTCTCACGAGATACCACATGGATAAAATACTACAGTTACTAGACAACTGA